A part of Solicola gregarius genomic DNA contains:
- a CDS encoding serine/threonine-protein kinase codes for MRTFVFWIWSALSSLCEALGAPPRVAVGVGLFLLAAVVAGITAPATATVMTQTRDRIMVRQQARRWTGRKPHRAEWSLINRTHAIHGISPVMRAIAYVVPAVVAFAFASGSTSAYVDAWADAGTETAFEDLVLFADRSRTDTGFILVFGGLGLASVLLAYLATRITTSWRLARPTLSYAPSLYAIGCGLVLLATLTAASPLVLAYAAAYLVWVVVIAMVVAIGKAPKVFVAGLLDTSERPVPAPAQQTGEYAPSAQPTPTRHQPSVQPEPPTRLAASAQPPAPEPVAAEHAGGTRAIPVPAEHAIDASSQTMVTAATPMLRCEAPRRGDPTVIGAYQVHGRLGSGAMGTVFLATSPQGGQVALKVLSPALAGDADSRRRFFREMQALRHIDSPRVVGVVDSGVAGDTPYIAMTAIEGPDLASHVRGTKPLEADGLEALAHGLAQGLAAVHQHGLVHRDVKPSNIIWSRSGPCLVDFGLAHLGDQTRVTSTGLVIGSPSYVSPERLRGTTATAASDVWNWAASLAFAASGDNLYRSDDPIALWHRILNHDYDAGALDRLHVLGPGVFALAEQCLATEPTDRPRDGADLLKRYEAAAA; via the coding sequence TTGCGAACGTTCGTGTTCTGGATCTGGTCGGCCCTGAGTTCGCTCTGCGAGGCACTCGGCGCTCCCCCGCGCGTCGCGGTCGGCGTCGGCTTGTTCCTGCTCGCCGCGGTAGTCGCGGGAATCACGGCGCCGGCGACGGCGACCGTCATGACCCAGACGCGTGACCGGATCATGGTTCGCCAGCAGGCACGCCGCTGGACCGGACGCAAGCCACACCGCGCCGAGTGGTCCCTGATCAACCGCACCCACGCGATCCACGGGATCAGCCCCGTGATGCGCGCCATCGCGTACGTCGTGCCGGCCGTCGTGGCGTTCGCGTTCGCATCCGGCTCGACCTCCGCGTACGTCGACGCCTGGGCCGACGCCGGCACCGAGACGGCGTTCGAGGATCTCGTCCTCTTCGCCGACAGATCACGAACCGACACCGGCTTCATCCTCGTCTTCGGCGGCCTCGGGCTGGCCAGTGTGCTACTCGCCTACCTCGCGACCCGGATCACCACGTCGTGGCGGCTCGCCCGGCCGACACTCTCGTACGCGCCATCGCTGTACGCGATCGGTTGCGGTCTGGTGCTCCTCGCCACCCTGACCGCCGCAAGTCCGCTGGTGCTCGCGTACGCCGCCGCGTACCTCGTCTGGGTCGTCGTGATCGCCATGGTCGTCGCCATCGGCAAGGCACCGAAGGTGTTCGTCGCCGGGCTGCTCGACACCTCCGAGCGCCCTGTTCCCGCTCCCGCCCAGCAGACCGGCGAGTACGCGCCGTCCGCGCAGCCGACCCCCACCCGCCACCAACCCAGCGTTCAGCCCGAGCCGCCGACGCGCCTCGCCGCATCGGCGCAACCGCCCGCGCCGGAACCGGTGGCCGCCGAGCACGCCGGCGGCACCCGCGCGATCCCGGTGCCCGCCGAGCACGCGATCGATGCGTCGAGCCAGACGATGGTCACCGCGGCAACACCGATGCTGCGATGCGAGGCGCCCCGCCGGGGTGACCCGACCGTGATCGGCGCGTACCAGGTCCACGGGCGCCTCGGCTCCGGCGCGATGGGCACCGTGTTCCTGGCGACGTCGCCACAAGGCGGCCAGGTCGCGCTCAAGGTCCTCTCCCCCGCGCTGGCCGGCGACGCCGACAGCCGCCGACGGTTCTTCAGGGAGATGCAGGCGCTGCGCCACATCGACAGCCCACGGGTCGTCGGCGTCGTCGACAGTGGAGTCGCGGGCGACACCCCGTACATCGCGATGACCGCCATCGAAGGGCCCGATCTCGCGTCGCACGTACGCGGCACGAAGCCGCTCGAGGCCGACGGCCTCGAGGCCCTCGCCCACGGCCTCGCCCAGGGACTCGCCGCCGTGCACCAGCACGGCCTCGTCCATCGCGACGTGAAGCCGTCGAACATCATCTGGTCGCGGAGCGGACCCTGCCTGGTCGACTTCGGGCTCGCGCATCTGGGCGACCAGACGCGAGTCACCAGCACCGGCCTGGTGATCGGCAGCCCGAGCTACGTCTCACCGGAACGGCTCCGCGGTACGACCGCGACGGCGGCATCCGATGTGTGGAACTGGGCCGCCTCCCTCGCGTTCGCTGCGTCCGGCGACAACCTCTACCGAAGCGACGACCCGATCGCGCTCTGGCACCGGATCCTGAACCACGACTACGACGCCGGGGCCCTCGACCGCCTGCATGTACTGGGTCCTGGCGTCTTCGCACTGGCCGAACAATGCCTCGCCACCGAGCCGACGGATCGCCCGCGCGACGGTGCCGACCTGCTGAAACGGTACGAGGCCGCCGCGGCCTGA
- a CDS encoding helix-turn-helix domain-containing protein has translation MALVRNPLTPEQIDAGRRLGRFLREARGERSLGEVAEAAGISPETLRKIETGRLPSPAFGTVVGLAGAVAVDLDEVAAAWQGLVAASGAP, from the coding sequence ATGGCATTGGTTCGCAACCCGCTTACGCCCGAGCAGATCGACGCCGGGCGACGCCTCGGCCGGTTCCTGCGCGAAGCGCGCGGCGAGCGCAGCCTCGGAGAGGTCGCCGAGGCGGCCGGCATCTCGCCGGAGACGCTGCGCAAGATCGAGACCGGGCGCCTCCCCTCGCCGGCCTTCGGAACGGTCGTCGGCCTTGCCGGGGCCGTCGCCGTCGACCTCGACGAGGTCGCGGCGGCGTGGCAAGGGCTCGTTGCCGCGAGCGGTGCTCCATGA
- a CDS encoding DHA2 family efflux MFS transporter permease subunit: MATRQELNSERDPEHPDYRPWPALWALVLGFFMILVDQTIVSVATPAIMDGLGADVNEVVWVTSAYLLAFAVPVLITGRLGDRVGPKNVYLVGLTVFTLASLWCGLTTTIDQLIIARVVQGLGASMMTPQTMAVITRLFPANQRGKAMSLWGATAGVAVLVGPILGGVLVDGLGWEWIFLINVPVGVVGFVLAWRLVPKLPTHVHRFDLLGVALSAIGMFLLVFGIQEGEEYDWGTITGPISVWSLIATGLVVIGLFIAWQAVNKNEPLLPLALFRDRNFSLANVAITTVGFAVTSLGFPLMLYAQAVRGLSPTESALLLVPMAVISGVLAPFVGRLTDRVHPRYVAGVGLLALPISLAWLSMAMEPNAPIWHLLLPIAGLGVANGFMWAPLGSTATRNLPMHQAGAGAGVYNATRQIGAVLGSASIAALMQARLTAELPAAGGGAGASEAGVSKLPEFLHDGFSQAMADSLLLPAGVIVIGLVAVLCFARPKNLG; this comes from the coding sequence GTGGCCACACGGCAGGAACTGAACTCAGAGCGCGACCCGGAACATCCGGACTACCGCCCATGGCCGGCGCTTTGGGCGCTCGTCCTCGGCTTCTTCATGATCCTGGTCGACCAGACCATCGTTTCCGTCGCGACGCCGGCGATCATGGACGGCCTCGGCGCCGACGTGAACGAGGTCGTCTGGGTCACCAGCGCGTACCTGCTCGCGTTCGCCGTTCCGGTGCTCATCACCGGACGGCTCGGTGATCGGGTCGGCCCCAAGAACGTCTACCTCGTCGGCCTGACAGTATTCACCCTGGCATCCCTGTGGTGCGGGCTGACGACCACCATCGACCAGCTCATCATCGCCCGGGTGGTCCAAGGGCTCGGCGCATCGATGATGACGCCGCAGACGATGGCCGTCATCACTCGGCTGTTCCCGGCCAACCAACGTGGCAAGGCGATGAGCCTCTGGGGCGCGACGGCGGGCGTCGCCGTGCTGGTCGGCCCGATCCTCGGCGGCGTACTCGTCGACGGGCTCGGCTGGGAATGGATCTTCCTGATCAACGTGCCGGTCGGGGTCGTCGGATTCGTACTGGCATGGCGCCTCGTCCCGAAGCTGCCGACGCATGTGCACCGGTTCGACCTCCTCGGCGTCGCGCTGAGCGCCATCGGCATGTTCTTGCTGGTCTTCGGCATCCAGGAAGGCGAGGAGTACGACTGGGGCACCATCACGGGACCGATCTCGGTGTGGTCGCTCATCGCGACCGGCCTGGTCGTGATCGGGCTGTTCATCGCCTGGCAGGCCGTGAACAAGAACGAGCCGCTACTGCCCCTCGCGTTGTTCCGTGATCGCAACTTCTCGCTCGCCAACGTAGCGATCACAACCGTCGGGTTCGCGGTCACCTCGCTCGGGTTCCCGCTGATGCTGTACGCGCAGGCAGTGCGCGGTCTCAGTCCGACCGAGTCCGCGCTGCTGCTCGTGCCGATGGCGGTGATCAGCGGCGTACTCGCTCCGTTCGTCGGCCGGCTCACCGACCGAGTGCATCCGCGGTACGTCGCCGGCGTGGGGCTGCTCGCACTGCCGATCTCGCTGGCGTGGCTGAGCATGGCGATGGAACCGAATGCACCGATCTGGCACCTGCTGCTGCCGATCGCCGGACTCGGTGTCGCAAACGGCTTCATGTGGGCGCCGCTCGGTTCGACGGCGACCCGCAACCTGCCGATGCACCAGGCAGGTGCGGGTGCGGGCGTCTACAACGCCACGCGGCAGATCGGCGCCGTACTCGGCAGCGCGAGCATCGCCGCCCTGATGCAGGCGCGACTCACCGCGGAACTACCGGCGGCCGGTGGCGGCGCCGGGGCGTCCGAAGCCGGCGTGAGCAAGCTGCCGGAGTTCCTGCACGACGGGTTCAGCCAGGCGATGGCCGACTCGTTGCTGCTTCCCGCCGGCGTCATCGTGATCGGCCTCGTCGCGGTGCTGTGCTTCGCGCGCCCGAAGAATCTGGGGTGA
- the ilvN gene encoding acetolactate synthase small subunit, with amino-acid sequence MSRHTLSVLVEDTPGALARVSSLFMRRGFNIDSLAVGPTEIKGVSRMTIVVNVEQLPLEQVTKQLNKLVNVLKIVELDTDSSVERELVLVKVKADTSTRSQVLETVQLFRAKVVDVAPDSVTIEATGDRGKLDAMMRVLEPFGIRELVQSGLVGIGRGGRSISDRALRPVPGPPPSGQVG; translated from the coding sequence GTGAGCAGGCATACGCTTTCCGTACTCGTGGAGGACACGCCGGGTGCGCTGGCGCGGGTGTCGAGCCTGTTCATGCGCCGCGGGTTCAACATCGACTCGCTCGCGGTCGGTCCGACCGAGATCAAGGGCGTCTCCCGGATGACGATCGTGGTCAACGTCGAGCAGCTCCCGCTCGAGCAGGTCACCAAGCAGCTGAACAAGCTGGTCAACGTGCTCAAGATCGTCGAGCTCGACACCGACTCGTCGGTCGAGCGCGAACTGGTGCTGGTGAAGGTCAAGGCCGACACCTCGACGCGTAGCCAGGTGCTCGAGACGGTGCAGCTGTTCCGGGCCAAGGTCGTCGACGTCGCCCCCGACAGCGTGACGATCGAGGCGACCGGCGATCGCGGCAAGCTGGACGCGATGATGCGCGTACTCGAGCCGTTCGGCATCCGTGAGCTCGTCCAGTCGGGACTGGTCGGCATCGGCCGGGGCGGCCGTTCGATCAGCGACCGCGCCCTGCGCCCCGTACCCGGTCCGCCGCCGAGCGGCCAGGTCGGCTGA
- a CDS encoding PHP domain-containing protein, which translates to MDPVEALREIAFWMERSRAETRRVQAYRKAADIVEDLGDDERERHAKARSWSSLTGIGPSTAKAITQAVAGQEPTKLVDLKAAAEPIGGGSELRRALRGDLHLHSDWSDGGSPIEEMMRRAAALGHEYVALTDHSPRLTVANGLTAERLEKQLEVIEGLNDELAPFRILTGIEVDILDDGSLDQREDILARLDIVVASVHSKLRADSATMTRRMATAVADPNVDVLGHCTGRLVEGARGTRPESSFDAEAVFDACRTHGTAVEINSRPERRDPPMRLLRLAVELGCEFSIDTDSHAPGQLDWQGYGCERAERAGVTADRIINTLPADDLLAWTES; encoded by the coding sequence ATGGACCCCGTCGAGGCACTGCGCGAGATCGCCTTCTGGATGGAGCGCTCGCGCGCTGAGACGCGTCGCGTGCAGGCGTACCGCAAGGCGGCGGACATCGTCGAGGACCTGGGCGACGACGAACGCGAGCGGCACGCGAAAGCCCGGTCCTGGTCGAGTCTCACCGGCATCGGACCGTCGACGGCGAAGGCGATCACCCAGGCCGTCGCCGGGCAGGAGCCGACCAAGCTGGTCGACCTCAAAGCCGCCGCCGAGCCGATCGGCGGTGGTTCGGAGCTCCGCCGCGCGCTGCGCGGCGACCTGCACCTGCACTCGGACTGGTCCGACGGCGGCAGTCCGATCGAGGAGATGATGCGGCGCGCGGCCGCGCTCGGGCACGAGTACGTCGCGCTCACCGACCACTCGCCGCGGCTCACCGTTGCCAACGGACTGACCGCGGAGCGCCTCGAGAAGCAGCTCGAGGTGATCGAGGGGCTCAACGACGAGCTCGCGCCGTTTCGGATTCTCACCGGCATCGAGGTCGACATCCTCGACGACGGCTCCCTCGACCAGCGCGAGGACATCCTCGCGCGTCTCGACATCGTGGTCGCGAGCGTGCACTCGAAGCTGCGGGCCGACTCCGCCACGATGACGCGGCGGATGGCCACCGCCGTCGCCGATCCCAACGTCGACGTGCTGGGCCACTGCACGGGCCGCCTGGTCGAGGGTGCGCGCGGCACGCGACCGGAGTCCAGCTTCGACGCCGAGGCGGTCTTCGATGCCTGTCGTACGCACGGCACGGCCGTCGAGATCAACAGCCGCCCGGAGCGTCGCGATCCGCCGATGCGGCTGCTGCGGCTCGCGGTCGAGCTGGGTTGTGAGTTCTCGATCGACACCGACTCGCATGCGCCCGGCCAGCTCGACTGGCAGGGGTACGGCTGCGAGCGCGCCGAGCGGGCGGGCGTCACCGCCGACCGGATCATCAACACGCTGCCCGCGGACGACCTGCTCGCGTGGACCGAGTCGTAG
- a CDS encoding acetolactate synthase large subunit, with the protein MGEQMTGAQSLIRALEHAGVDTVFGIPGGAILPAYDPMLDSQQIRHILVRHEQGAGHAAQGYAVATGKVGVCMATSGPGATNLVTPLADANMDSVPLVAVTGQVASGAIGTDAFQEADIRGISMPITKHSFLVTDPADIPRVIAEAFHIASTGRPGPVLVDIAKDAMQKQTTFEWPGEISMPGYRPNPRPHGKQIREAARLINASRRPVLYVGGGVIRARASQELRVLAEMTGIPVITTLMARGAFPDSHEQHLGMPGMHGSVAAVAALQRSDLIVSLGARFDDRVTGKLDSFAPDAKVIHADIDPAEISKNRVADVPIVGDCREAIADLVVALQVEHDSGNRGDFGAWMTMMRGLSERYPLGYDKPEGDTLAPQQVIQRIGEIAGPGATYVAGVGQHQMWAAQFVSYERPTSWINSGGLGTMGFCVPAAMGAQVARPDEVVWAIDGDGCFQMTNQELATCAIEGIPIKVAVINNSSLGMVRQWQTLFYDERYSNTDLHTSAGARRIPDFVTLAEAYGCIGLRCERPEDLDSTIEKAMAIQDVPVVIDFVVHRDAMVWPMVAAGTSNDDIQIARDMAPTFEEDEL; encoded by the coding sequence ATGGGCGAGCAGATGACAGGGGCGCAGAGCCTCATTCGTGCACTCGAGCATGCGGGCGTCGACACGGTATTCGGCATCCCCGGCGGTGCCATCCTCCCCGCGTACGACCCGATGCTCGACTCGCAGCAGATCCGGCACATCCTCGTACGCCACGAGCAGGGCGCGGGGCATGCCGCGCAGGGGTACGCGGTCGCGACGGGCAAGGTCGGCGTCTGCATGGCGACGTCCGGTCCCGGCGCCACCAACCTGGTGACGCCACTCGCCGACGCGAACATGGACTCCGTGCCCCTGGTCGCGGTCACCGGCCAGGTCGCGAGCGGTGCGATCGGCACGGACGCGTTCCAGGAGGCCGACATCCGCGGCATCTCGATGCCGATCACCAAGCACAGCTTCCTCGTCACCGACCCGGCGGACATTCCGCGGGTGATCGCCGAGGCGTTCCACATCGCGTCGACCGGCCGTCCCGGACCCGTGTTGGTCGACATCGCCAAGGACGCGATGCAGAAGCAGACGACGTTCGAGTGGCCCGGCGAGATCTCGATGCCCGGCTATCGGCCGAACCCGCGCCCCCACGGCAAGCAGATCCGCGAGGCGGCGCGGCTGATCAACGCGTCGCGCCGGCCCGTACTGTACGTCGGCGGCGGCGTCATCAGGGCACGGGCGAGCCAGGAGCTGCGCGTACTCGCGGAGATGACCGGCATCCCCGTCATCACGACGCTGATGGCCCGGGGCGCTTTCCCGGACTCCCACGAGCAGCACCTCGGCATGCCGGGTATGCACGGATCGGTGGCGGCCGTCGCGGCACTGCAGCGCAGCGACCTGATCGTCTCGCTCGGCGCCCGGTTCGACGACCGGGTGACCGGCAAGCTGGACTCGTTCGCACCCGACGCGAAGGTCATCCACGCCGATATCGACCCGGCGGAGATCTCGAAGAACCGCGTCGCCGACGTACCGATCGTCGGTGACTGCCGGGAGGCGATCGCCGACCTCGTCGTCGCGTTGCAGGTCGAGCACGACAGCGGCAACCGCGGCGACTTCGGCGCCTGGATGACGATGATGCGGGGGCTGTCCGAGCGCTATCCGCTCGGGTACGACAAGCCGGAGGGCGACACGCTCGCGCCGCAGCAGGTGATCCAGCGCATCGGCGAGATCGCCGGGCCGGGAGCGACGTACGTCGCGGGTGTCGGACAGCACCAGATGTGGGCCGCGCAGTTCGTCTCGTACGAGCGGCCGACGTCGTGGATCAACTCCGGTGGCCTCGGCACGATGGGCTTCTGCGTGCCGGCCGCGATGGGCGCCCAGGTCGCCCGGCCCGATGAGGTCGTGTGGGCGATCGACGGCGACGGCTGCTTCCAGATGACGAACCAGGAGCTCGCGACCTGCGCGATCGAGGGCATCCCGATCAAGGTCGCGGTGATCAACAACTCCTCGCTCGGCATGGTCCGGCAGTGGCAGACGCTGTTCTACGACGAGCGGTACTCCAACACCGACCTGCACACCTCGGCCGGTGCCCGGCGCATCCCCGACTTCGTGACGCTCGCGGAGGCGTACGGCTGTATCGGACTGCGCTGCGAGCGACCCGAGGACCTCGACTCGACGATCGAGAAGGCGATGGCCATCCAGGACGTGCCGGTCGTGATCGACTTCGTCGTGCATCGCGACGCGATGGTGTGGCCGATGGTCGCCGCCGGCACCAGCAACGACGACATCCAGATCGCGCGCGACATGGCGCCGACGTTCGAGGAGGACGAGCTGTGA
- the map gene encoding type I methionyl aminopeptidase, whose protein sequence is MIQLKSARQIAEMRPAGRFVGETLAELRGMVDVGVNLMDLEHHTRRLIRERGAASCYWDYAPSFGEGPFRNVICLSVNDAVLHGLPTSYRLKDGDLLTMDLAVSVDGWVGDAAISVIAGTPRDEDVRIIRATEEGLAAGIEASRVGNRIGDVSAAVADVAAAYGYPVNDQFGGHGVGHTMHERPSVPNTGRAGRGLRIRAGLVFTIEPWFAATTNEIVYDPDGWTIRSGDGSRTAHSEHTLAITEDGPEVLTRHAD, encoded by the coding sequence TTGATCCAGTTGAAGTCCGCGCGTCAGATAGCGGAGATGCGCCCGGCCGGGCGGTTCGTCGGCGAGACGCTCGCCGAGCTGCGGGGCATGGTCGACGTCGGCGTCAACCTGATGGACCTCGAGCACCACACGCGCAGGCTCATCCGCGAACGCGGTGCCGCGTCGTGCTACTGGGACTACGCGCCGTCGTTCGGCGAAGGCCCGTTTCGCAACGTCATCTGCCTGTCCGTCAACGACGCCGTCCTGCACGGGCTTCCCACGTCGTACCGGCTCAAGGACGGCGACCTGCTCACCATGGACCTTGCGGTGTCCGTCGACGGATGGGTCGGCGACGCCGCGATCAGCGTGATCGCCGGTACGCCCCGCGACGAGGACGTACGCATCATCCGCGCCACGGAAGAGGGCCTGGCCGCCGGCATCGAGGCCTCGAGGGTCGGCAACCGGATCGGCGACGTGTCCGCCGCCGTGGCCGACGTCGCCGCCGCGTACGGGTATCCGGTCAACGACCAGTTCGGCGGCCACGGCGTCGGACACACGATGCACGAGCGGCCGTCCGTACCGAACACGGGGCGGGCCGGACGCGGCCTGCGGATCCGAGCAGGGCTGGTGTTCACGATCGAACCCTGGTTCGCGGCGACCACCAACGAGATCGTGTACGACCCCGACGGCTGGACCATCCGCTCGGGCGACGGCTCGCGTACGGCGCACTCCGAACACACCCTCGCGATCACCGAGGACGGTCCCGAGGTGCTCACCCGGCACGCCGACTAA
- the ilvC gene encoding ketol-acid reductoisomerase: MFYDDDADLTVIQQRNVAVLGYGSQGHAHALSLRDSGVDVRVGLPEGSKSRAKAEAEGLRVVTPYEACEEADLIVVLAPDPVQRSLYAEAIEPNLVDGDALFFGHGFNIRYDYIKPPAGVDVCMVAPKGPGHLVRREYVEGRGVPVLVAVEQDPSGNAWPLTMAYAKAIGGTRAGAIRTTFTEETETDLFGEQAVLCGGVSQLIQSGFETLTEAGYQPEVAYFECLHELKLIVDLIYEGGIAKQRWSVSDTAEYGDYVSGKRILGDDVKARMKEVLTDVQNGAFAQRFIDDQDAGAPEFKKFREEAAKHPIEAVGKDLRALMAWVKTGDDDYTEGSAAR; encoded by the coding sequence ATGTTCTATGACGACGACGCCGACCTCACGGTGATCCAGCAGCGCAACGTCGCTGTCCTCGGATACGGGAGCCAGGGTCACGCGCATGCCTTGTCGCTGCGCGACTCCGGTGTCGACGTCCGCGTCGGCCTCCCCGAAGGATCGAAGAGCCGCGCGAAGGCCGAGGCGGAGGGCCTGCGCGTCGTGACGCCGTACGAGGCCTGCGAAGAGGCCGACCTGATCGTCGTACTCGCTCCGGATCCGGTGCAGCGGTCGTTGTACGCCGAGGCGATCGAGCCGAACCTGGTCGATGGAGACGCGCTGTTCTTCGGCCACGGCTTCAACATTCGCTACGACTACATCAAGCCGCCGGCGGGCGTCGACGTGTGCATGGTCGCGCCGAAGGGGCCCGGCCATCTGGTGCGCCGCGAGTACGTCGAGGGGCGCGGCGTACCTGTGCTCGTCGCCGTCGAGCAGGACCCGTCGGGCAACGCGTGGCCGCTGACGATGGCGTACGCGAAGGCGATCGGCGGGACCCGTGCGGGAGCGATCAGGACGACGTTCACCGAGGAGACCGAGACCGACCTGTTCGGTGAGCAGGCGGTGCTGTGCGGCGGCGTCTCGCAGCTCATCCAGAGCGGTTTCGAAACGCTGACCGAGGCGGGCTACCAGCCCGAGGTCGCCTACTTCGAGTGCCTGCACGAGCTGAAGCTGATCGTCGACCTCATCTATGAGGGCGGCATCGCCAAGCAGCGTTGGTCGGTCTCGGACACCGCCGAGTACGGCGACTATGTGTCGGGCAAGCGGATCCTGGGCGACGACGTGAAGGCCCGGATGAAGGAGGTGCTGACCGACGTACAGAACGGTGCGTTCGCGCAGCGCTTCATCGATGACCAGGACGCCGGTGCCCCGGAGTTCAAGAAGTTCCGCGAGGAGGCCGCGAAACACCCGATCGAGGCCGTCGGCAAGGACCTGCGGGCCCTGATGGCATGGGTCAAGACCGGTGACGACGACTACACCGAGGGCAGCGCCGCCCGCTGA
- a CDS encoding serine hydrolase domain-containing protein, protein MSLAGLLTVPVGNAQAQGVGAASRDDLPPLDPGPIEEVLSDLPADDMTGALISVTGDAGRWSDTAGVSDIRTDRPVRPDGLFRVGSVTKAFTATVALQLVEEGELRLSRPVQRYLPDLLPKRYPTITVGEVLNHTSGLPYSMYPKERDPRWFVRHRFLARSPREIVANAAKHPMVHKPGVAQRYNGVNYWIAGLLVEKVTGHSYAREVRNRITRPLGLRDTYVPVFNNPLIRGPHAHGYVRVGERLADVTEQSPYAWAEGGMVSSAADLRHFLRALLRGALLAPAQQRKLFELPDVPYTGDDSNCSIGPNAGRACYSMGLTNTVLPNGVSLWGKSGSVPGYTTAAFATRDLERVLVYNLNPTGNQDGSEAPYVQTIVAALFDPELLEQGS, encoded by the coding sequence TTGAGCCTCGCCGGCCTGCTCACCGTTCCCGTTGGGAACGCGCAAGCGCAAGGCGTCGGGGCCGCCTCGCGCGACGACCTGCCGCCGCTGGATCCCGGCCCGATCGAGGAGGTCCTCTCCGACCTGCCGGCGGACGACATGACCGGAGCGCTGATCTCGGTCACCGGTGACGCCGGCCGCTGGTCGGACACGGCCGGAGTCTCCGACATCCGCACCGATCGCCCCGTGCGACCCGACGGCCTGTTCCGAGTCGGGAGCGTCACCAAGGCGTTCACGGCGACCGTGGCCCTGCAGCTCGTGGAGGAGGGAGAGCTGCGCCTGAGCCGGCCAGTACAGCGTTACCTCCCTGACCTGTTGCCGAAGCGGTACCCCACGATCACGGTTGGCGAGGTGCTCAACCACACCAGCGGACTGCCGTACTCGATGTATCCGAAGGAGAGAGACCCGCGTTGGTTCGTCCGGCACCGGTTCCTGGCGAGGTCTCCGCGGGAGATCGTCGCCAACGCCGCCAAGCACCCCATGGTGCACAAGCCGGGCGTTGCGCAGCGCTACAACGGCGTCAACTACTGGATCGCGGGGCTGCTCGTCGAGAAGGTGACGGGACATTCGTACGCCCGTGAGGTCCGAAACCGCATCACCCGCCCGCTGGGTCTGCGCGACACGTACGTGCCGGTCTTCAACAATCCGCTGATCCGTGGACCGCATGCGCACGGATACGTCAGGGTGGGCGAACGCCTCGCCGACGTCACCGAGCAGAGTCCGTACGCGTGGGCCGAGGGCGGCATGGTCTCCAGTGCCGCCGACCTGCGGCACTTCCTTCGCGCGCTGCTCCGCGGCGCCCTGCTCGCACCGGCCCAGCAGCGCAAGCTGTTCGAGCTACCGGACGTCCCGTACACGGGCGACGACTCCAACTGCTCGATCGGGCCGAACGCGGGTCGGGCGTGCTACAGCATGGGTCTCACGAACACGGTGCTGCCGAACGGCGTATCGCTGTGGGGTAAGAGCGGCTCGGTCCCCGGCTACACGACGGCCGCGTTCGCGACGCGTGACCTCGAGCGCGTGCTGGTGTACAACCTCAATCCGACCGGCAACCAGGACGGTTCGGAGGCCCCGTACGTACAGACGATCGTCGCCGCGTTGTTCGACCCGGAGCTGCTCGAGCAGGGGTCTTAG